GTGGTCAGTCCCAAGCTCCCGTACAGGTCTCCCGAAGAGAACGCGGCTCCTGCCCTATCTAGCTCATCGGAGGCCTCGTTGAGCAGATCGGAGGTGGCTCCGATGTCCTGCAGCAGGCTGACCGCGTATGATACCACGCTCTCCGCCTCGTATAGCATGACCGAAGCCACTTTCCTCAAGCGTGATTCCGGCACGGTCTCTCCCTTACCCACCCCGAAGAGCCATGTCCAAGTCTCAGCCGTTTCCGCCCTCCAGTACGCGTAGGACAACCAGTGGAGGGCGCCCCAGTCCGTGGAGTCGAAATAAACCTCCTTGGACGCAAGCAGAGTCGCTCTGGAGAGCGCGTCCCTCGCCATATAGTAACGGGTCTTGGCAGCTATCAACGCCTCTAAAGAGCTCAGGCTGCTCGGTTTCGTCCCATTCAACCTACTTCCGACCGAATTTATCTTATCACTCGCCCTCTCAGCTATCAGATCGACGGATTTGGAACCAGAGACGGCGAAGTAGACGAGGGACCTCGCATACTCGGCCTCGAAGGTCGACTGGAAGGCAGAACTCGAGGCCGTATAATACAGCCCGCTGGCCAACTCCTTCTTGGCCTTGTTCGATAGCTCCTCCGATAATGCCAGAACTTTCTCGACCGCGTTCCTAGCCATGTAGCTGAGCTTGCTGAGGTTCGCCTCCACCCACTCCCTTATGTATTCGCTTTCCTTCAGGTAGTGATCTACCCACCTCTCTATCACCCCTTTGAGTTCCTTCGGGAGGTTCGGTTCCTTAGCTGTTGGGCGCTCCAGCTCTATGCCGATCATGTACCGCGCAGCGTCAGCGATTGTGCTCACCTCCTTGACTTCCACTCCCAGTTTCTTCCCTAGCTCGACGAGGTCCACCTTCTCCTTCTCCACGGTGGTCATTATGAGGGGCCCTATCTTCACCTGCTTGGGCACGGTCCTCTCGACCACCCTCTGACCAGAGGGAACCAAGAACACTTTGGCTCCAGCCCTAGCGGCAGCTTCCAGCTTCTCCGGTATACCCCCTACCGGCCCTACCGTTCCATCTGGGTTCACCATTCCCGTCATCACGACATCCTGCCTGACCTCCTTTCCTAGCAGAGAGGCTATCGTAGCTACTGTCATGGCCGCCCCGGCGCTAGGTCCACCTATTATCATGCTATCGGACTCCAAACGATAATAGAAGTTGTAGGAGAGGGGATCCTTGCCCAGAGTGTAGCTGGCGACAAGGGCGGCAGTTCTGGCTGCCCCTTGAGTATCGATCTGGGTTAGAGGATCGGCGGAGAAGTAAACATAGCCCTCTCCAGGCTCGACCTCGACGGTCAGGTTTCCCAGTGAACCCATCGATATTCCTTCCGGTGTCTGATATACTGCCGGAACTCTGGTGAATGCTCTGCTCCTGTTAGAGGCCTCAGAGGTTATAGGCGCCAGTAATGTGAGTATAAGAAGGACAGTTACTGCAATCTTACCCATTCTATGCATTCGAGTCACCGTATTCAAGTCGTTACTGGGGAAATTAACTGTTTGTGCGTCAATTGATTATTCCAAGCGGGAGGGGAGTTCGTCGAGAGGAAGACTATCGGATATGGAAGAAGGGCCCCGCAGCTCTCGGAACGGACAAGGTGCGGTGATGTTTAAAGCTATTGCCTATTCAAGCTGATCAGGTGATAGCATGTCCCCTGCATGGAAACCTAAGAGGAAGGTCCCCCTCCGAGTCGAGGACATAATGAGTAAACCTCCGATCACACTCCCGGTTACCGCGACAGTTGATGATGCCATCAAGACCATGTGGGAGAACCAAGTTGGGAGTGTACTCATAGTAGATGAGGATGGTAAGCTCGTTGGAATTGTCACCCAGAGGGATATCTTGTATACGGGATACAGGGGCCTTTGCGGTAAGGGGATACCGGTCAGGGATGTGATGACCGAGAACCCGATCACCATAAAGCCCGAGGAGCCCGTTGAAGAGGCCACTAGGAAGATGAAGGATG
This Thermoproteota archaeon DNA region includes the following protein-coding sequences:
- a CDS encoding CBS domain-containing protein; the protein is MSPAWKPKRKVPLRVEDIMSKPPITLPVTATVDDAIKTMWENQVGSVLIVDEDGKLVGIVTQRDILYTGYRGLCGKGIPVRDVMTENPITIKPEEPVEEATRKMKDADISHLPVVDEEGKPVGVLSMRDVMDASMLLLRVLLGAE